The Gammaproteobacteria bacterium CG11_big_fil_rev_8_21_14_0_20_46_22 genome segment GGTCCAGCTTGATGTTGTCGGTGAAAATCTTCAGCTGACCTTGCTCGATGAAGTCCGGCGTATAGTAGACGTCGGCCATGTTGGATGAATCGATCTTGAGGACGCGGAAGCCGATGTCCTTGTTCCATCCCTCGTGGCATTCATCTTTCAGAGTTTTCTTGCCTGCTCGACGGATGCGTTCCTTGCTAATTTCAGCGATAGTTTTGTAGCCTGCCTTGAAGGCCTCAGACTTTTCGTCGCACGGTTCAGGGAGCTGTACCATAATGAATTTGCGGTTGCCACCGTCTTCAGCGTTAAGTTCCATAACAGCATGCGCAGTTGATGATGACCCGGCGAAAAAGTCCAAAACTATAGAATCGGAATCAGATGCAATCTGAAGCATGCGTTTTAACGCAGCGACAGGTTTTGGCGTTGAGAACACTTCTGCTTTCCCAAAGAGGGAATTCACCTCTTTCTTTGCTTGCTGCGAGTGACCAACTTCTTTATTAGTCCACCATGTCCAAGGAACATATCCTTCTGTTTCTGACAAATATGTTTTTCTGCGCGGGACACCTTTCCCGTCTGCTCCAAACCAGAAACGACCTTCAGCCACTTGTTGCTTAAACACTTCTTCTACATTCTTCCAACAGCGGCCTTCAGGTGGAGAATATTCGGCACCACCTGAAGTGATAATTTTGTACATCTGATTCGGACGAAAGCCTTGAGCTGTAAAATCTGAAGACACCCATGGCCCTCTCGGATCATTGTCAGGGTTTTTATAGTTTGATTTTTGCTCATCAGATAGAGGCAATTTCTTGAAAGTTGACTTCGCATAATCTGAATTTTTGGCATAAACTAAAAAATACTCATGCGCCTGGCTGATAGCTGTTCTCATGTCAGGGGATGTACGTTTTTGCCATATGATATTGGCCATGAAGTTCTTCTCTCCAAAAACTTCATCGCAGAGCTTTAGAAGATTAGCAGCCTCTCCATCATCTATGCTTATAAACATGACTCCATCTTCTGCGAGTATGTTTCTCACCAATTTCAGCCTTCCGTACATAAGTGAAAGCCAGTCTGAATGAAACCGTCCATTGGCTTCAGTATTTGTAACTAGCCGATTACCAGCCACATCTTTTTGATTCGATTTTCTCAAAAACTCCTCTGAACTTTCAGCAAAGTCATCATCATAAATAAAATCACTACCTGTGTTATATGGTGGATCGATGTAAATCAACTTGACCTTGCCAAGATATGTCTCCTGAAGCAGCT includes the following:
- a CDS encoding site-specific DNA-methyltransferase, yielding MEKMKMHSPNLTQENIARIREMFPGCVTEAQSEDGKLRFAVDFDQLRQELSESIVEGPQERYHLNWPGKRESLLTANAPIAKTLRPCREESVDFDTTKNLFIEGDNLEALKLLQETYLGKVKLIYIDPPYNTGSDFIYDDDFAESSEEFLRKSNQKDVAGNRLVTNTEANGRFHSDWLSLMYGRLKLVRNILAEDGVMFISIDDGEAANLLKLCDEVFGEKNFMANIIWQKRTSPDMRTAISQAHEYFLVYAKNSDYAKSTFKKLPLSDEQKSNYKNPDNDPRGPWVSSDFTAQGFRPNQMYKIITSGGAEYSPPEGRCWKNVEEVFKQQVAEGRFWFGADGKGVPRRKTYLSETEGYVPWTWWTNKEVGHSQQAKKEVNSLFGKAEVFSTPKPVAALKRMLQIASDSDSIVLDFFAGSSSTAHAVMELNAEDGGNRKFIMVQLPEPCDEKSEAFKAGYKTIAEISKERIRRAGKKTLKDECHEGWNKDIGFRVLKIDSSNMADVYYTPDFIEQGQLKIFTDNIKLDRKPEDLLFQVLLDWGVDLSLPIRKETIQGKTVFFVDENALVACFDTGVNEDLVKELAGFEPLRVVFRDSGFVSDAVKINVEQIFKQMSPGTDVKSI